Genomic DNA from Callospermophilus lateralis isolate mCalLat2 chromosome 11, mCalLat2.hap1, whole genome shotgun sequence:
CCACCATTGCAGGATCCCAGCTCCTGCCAGCCTCCCCCTCCCCAGAACAGCTCTGAGACCCTTGGTGGGCTCATGCCCCACTGCCCACTGGGGGAAATCCAGCTGGGTCCCTTGGGACCTTGGTTTAAATACAGGCTGGTTCCTCCTCTGACCCAGCTTGACTTCCGGCCCTCCTGTTGCAGGTGCTGCTAGGGCTGGGGCCATCTGACCTGAGGCTTTGAGTGTTTTTCCAGCAGAACCAGAGGtgagagaaaaacaaaatgtgaaaATCTGCCACTGCTTGGGTGACAGTGGGGGGTAGCATTCATCCTTGTCCTACACAGGGCCCCAAAGGCCATCTAGGAACATGGAGTTTGGGATTCCTGACCTCTGTCTGTTCCCGTTAGTCCACTTCAGAGCTGGAGTCAGAACCCAATCTGGGGAATTCTGGGTGTGTCCAGGTCTCCAAGCTGCCCCTGGTATGACATCCTTGGGTCCTGTGTTGTCATGGAAACAGCAGCCTTTCACTTGAAACCCCCCACTGCCCTACCCTGCCCAAAAGCCTTCTCTTAGATGACTGCAAAGGACAAAAATTAACAGGCATTAAATCCTGAATTCAACCCGAGTGTAGTTTGTTGAAACATGTTTTGACTGATCCCAATACAATtttcaagagaaagaaagagacgtTTTCCCCTTGGACCTAACCCATTTTCTCCGTGGGGCAGGAAGGGAAGGCAAGACACCTCTTCTCAGTCCAGGTTCTGCAAGTCCCGAGTCTAGTAGAAAATTGGTGTGCACTTGGCGTCAGCTCGAGCATACAGCCTtgttcactttttcttttctttcttttttttttttttttccatgtatatGTTGCCGTACATTCAAGTTCCTGTCTttgttatttcaaaataattttactaaaaaaaaaaaaaaaaaaacaaaataattttacttGCAGGAGGACATCTAGGTAGGACATAGCAACCTCATTGTCCCTGGCCGGTTAGAGTCCTGAGTTCCTCTCTCAGTTCTGTCCTCCATTCATTTGTTCCACTCAGCAGATGCTTTTAATCCTGGGGTCCCCGCCTGCACCAGTTTGCCCACTCTCTCCACTCCCTGGTTTGTTCTTTCCCCTTCAGTCTCTCTGCCATTTCCTTCATGGTAGTTTCCCTCaatttgaaattttatatttgttggccattgtcTCTCTCCCCAGTGGATCGTAAGCTCCAGAAAAGAGAGTGTGGTGTCTCTATTCACCTAGGTGTGCCCGTCTGCCTGACACAACTCCTTATTGAATCAGTTAATGCCTGAATAGAGAATGCGTGAGAGAGTGAGTGAACGAATGAACGGCAGAAACCCAGCCTCACTTTTAAGAGCCTaccgagcaggagtaaaggggataaGACGTCCACATCTAACCGCAGCTCAAGGTGGGCGTGGTTATTTCCAGCAAGGGCACACCTCAGGAAAAGCACCCCGGGCTTCCTACAGCTGTTGGAACACCCCTCAGAGCGGGGCGCTACTTTCTCAATGGTGCACTATCCCTGGAGaataattcccaaagcagagggaATTACCTAGATGGTCCTGTTGCTCTAGATTGTTCCAGGATTGTCAGCCAGTGTAAACAACACCCCATCGACACACAGGGTCTGCCCCATCCTCCCCCGGCACACTTCCCATGGAGCTTCCTCCATGCTCTGATTGCATCTGGGGTAAACTCAAGGGTCCACTGAGATACAGGAAGTGAAAACACAGATGAACAATGAAACGTGCAATACAAATGTGAAGGACGGCGTGATTTGGTTCACTGAATCTGGCTATGGTGGGCTGTTtttttctgttgtcctgaatgcaggcagacagcacatcctggggctGAGGGCCCTTGCCTGCAATTCCACCACCTTTACTCAACACCTTCCATGCGGGGACTCGATCCTGGTTGGCCCAGGAGAGTCCTGCCCACATCAAAGGACACCACCCTCTTTACTAGATGGGGCTTCTGAAGCACTTGGCATGGGGAGACTGGGGGCCTCGAGGAGCCATCCCTTAGGAACTGGGAGAGCCTGGGCAGTCTGCTTCATCTCTGAGCCTCTGCATCCTCAATTATGAAATGAGACTTAAACATCTTATTGTTGAGAATAGTACAGGCACGTGTAGGCCTTCAGAAACACACCTCCTTGGAAAAGACCTGGGGAATCCCCACATAATCCTCTCTAAAGACCTTGACCCAAGGGGCTGGGGGATCAATGGTGCTAAAACTCATGCATAGGACACTGGAAGCTAAGAGGAGGTAGAGTATGTCCCAAGTGTGATTACCAGCCTCTGACCTCAGGGAGAGGACAGAGCTAGAGGTGGGAAGTGTGGGTCTCACATCACCCATGAGGAGTGGAAAGATGGGCCACCCATCTCTCTACTACCATCCCTGTGACCAGAGCGAGCAAATGAAATCACTCTCAGTGCACACACTTGAACCTAAGAGGGGGCTCTTGAAGCCTGAAAGGCCACATTAGGATCAAGAGCAGATCTGTGACCTTCTCAATAGGTACAGAGAACCCCAGAGATGGTCGATTCTGGACAGGCACAGAGTTTCCAAATACACTGAAAAGTTAATGGATTCCAAGTTATAAATGGGGTGATCTTTGGAGGTGCCTGGGGGTCCAACTTGAGTCTTTGGAGGCTGACATGAGAGATGCTCACCATAGCCTCTCCttagtgatagacatcattattggGCAGTCTGAACCTGGAGGAGTCAGGGGTCTCAGAGGTACTCCAAGACTGGGTGACTTCCCAAGACTGGAAGGGAAAATCTCAAGTCCAATTCAAAGCTTTGTTTTTGTACATAATGAATGACAGATGTGGTCTCTGAAAAGGTCTGGATTAGAGATCACCAACTTCTGCTGCCTTCTGGTCTTCCTTCTGGATCCAGTAGTTGCAAAGCGTATCCCCAGGGAGCTCCATGTCCCTGGTCACCACAGTTCTGGGATTACCTCAGTTATGAGATGGTGAGAGCAGAGGCTCTTCTTCCTTGGCTGGTCCCACCCTGTCCTTGGCAGTAACCTCTCTGGTGCCTCAGCCACACCTCAATTATGTCCTCCTATGTGACCATCAAAGTCAACTCCGGCTCCTGTTGTCCTCACTCCCAGAGGAGGCCAGAGATTTTTCCCTCTTATCCAAAGTCCATATATAATTCCCCAGTCTTAGCTAGAGGTCTCTGTCATGGGAGTTCCATGTATACTGTCCCCTCTCCTGGGAATGTAGGAGGAACATGACAGAAGGCTATGTGGGCTCAGAGACCCTCCAATTCCCACCTGGCTCCTCCTCTTCAGTGGAGCTGGATGGAGGAGAAGAAAGGGTATCCTCTCGTTCCCTGTGGCCCCTCTTCCTAGAGCCAGCACCTTGCCCAGGTCTTCCCAGACTGACCAGGAGAACAACCCCTAGCATCCTGGTGGCTTCTCAGCAGATAATGAGTCGGGGACACTGCTTGGACAATGCTTAGGTAATGCTGGGAAGGAAAGATGCTCTGTCTTCTGGTCCTAAAATCAGGGAGGTGGAGCGGCCTGAGCCCTGACACTCTGGACCACAGGGGTGTGATTTTTCAATGTTGGTGCCAACATTATACCAAACCATAGAACCAATCATTTCTGGGAAGGTTGACTTGTTATTCTGCTACATGGTCAAGTGCTGAATGCTCTGAGACTCAGGAGTGAGAGGTTTGCACAGCAGGGCAGTGTTTTATTTGGGGGCATTGGAGGCTGGTTTGCTTCAGATGCTGAAACAGCACCAACCTGGGCACCAGGAAGCCAAAAGGCCCTGTCCTGCTTTCTCCATCCTCACCTTGCCCTGTTGTAAGGTTCCCACATGAATCTGTGCCCCGGAACTTTCCTCTCCTGAAAACTGAGGCGTGGGGGAGGAATCTGCTCATTAAGGGAGGACAAATGATTAAAGACATTCTTGTGATTTGGGAGAGGATGCCAGCGTCCTTAGAAGCTAAAATaactgggctggagttgtggtccaacagtagagtgctcatctagcacatgcgaggccctggggtttgatcctcagcaccacataaaaataaataaacaaaataaaggtattgtgtacaactaaaaaaaataaatatttaaaataaataaattaattaaattaaataacgGAGCAGCACTGCAGAGACTGCGAGGGGGATAGGTACAATGAAATACAGGAAAGCAAGTCTGTGCAGAGCTGCCTCCTCTGCTGAGTTGGTTTGTGCAAGTCGGTCTCTTGAAGCCTTGGTCTCTTCCTCTTGAAAATGGGTGTGATGGTAACTTCTCATTCACAAGGTGCTTGCAGGGGTTGAATGTGAGCAGGCTCTCGTCACCTGATGAGCTCTGCAAAGAGACTGAAAGGAGttggagaaggaagagaaggagactACAATGACTCcttctttttataaaaaataaaaagggatggggatgtagctcagtggagggCATCTTTCAGGCTGTTGTACTCTTGAGTTCTAACACAGGGAGGAGACTCAAAGTCTTCAACTTTGATATTGAGGTTTCAGGGCTGTGGAAGGAAGCACTTGTGGTCTGTCCTCGGAATTTCTGCTTCTTGGTTTGCATTTCTGTGGCAGTGCAAGGAGTAGGGGCAATGCCCAAAGTTTGGGTTCTTTGCCCCATAGACCTGGACTTGAGGGAGACCCAGAAACTTGGGGAAGGGAAGAGCAATATGTGGGGTTTGTTCCCCCTAGTGGTCAGAATTGGCACTGCATCCAGCACCCTGCAGCTGGCTAAGGTGATGGGATGAAGGAAGCAAAAATGGAATTTGGGGCTGAACTGAGCCCAGAGACCCCAAGATCTATaggctttccctggccccctTCCCCAGCACATACGATTTCTCTGGTAAGTGGAGGGGAACCATGCAGAGAGTGGGAAGAGGTCAGCGTTGCTCTCAAGAAAATCGTCCTAGCCCAGCATTgcggggtgcacacctgtaatcccagagagtcAGGCCGAAGCAGAAGGATTagaaatttaaggccagcctcggcaatttagcaagactctgtctcaaaataaaaagggattgggatgtagctcagtggaggagagcttgtctagcatgtgcaggccctggcttcaacattcaatacagaaaaaaaaaaaaaaaaaaaaaaaaaaagccatgctGACATTGCTTTCTTTTGGAGGGTCCCTGTTGGGCCATCCTCAATGTGACAGACAACCCCACAATGACATCCTGGCACAGCACCCCTGGACTCAGGCttctctcctctaccacctaccacTTACAAAGAGGAAGGATGAGGTGGTCCCTCACTGAGACCCTGCACAGCCTCACAAGCCTGGTCAGAGTGGTGAGGGAACGGTGATAGGATGGGGACATGACCCCAGCGAGGAGCGGGAACAGGATGAGTGGAAGAAGCTTCTAAATTATCCATCAACACAGCCATCAGTGCCCCCATGCATAAATGTATAGAGAAAATAGGTGGGGGCCTTGGAGTGGGGGGAAGGGGCCAGGTATAAAAAGGACCTGCAAGGGACCAACTCCAGGATCCTAGGGCCGAGCTCCTCAAACTGCTCAGGGTTCTGTGGATAGCTCACCCAGGTGCAATGGCTGCAGGTAAGCACCCCAATCCCCCTTTGGCCTGGGGTAGACCAAGAGGAAATGAAGTGGCCCTGCAGGTGCAATAGGGACACTAACCTTGGTATTTAGGGCTTCTTAATATGAGTATAGCCATCTAAGCCTAATATTCGGCCACGTTGAGAATGGTCTCAGTCCCCGGGGAGAGTGGGAAGAGAAGGAAATGCTCTAGGGGCTTGGACAGAGTGGCCCCCTGCTTAGGGCCTCCTGGCCCTCCGGCATTTCTCTAGGTTGTCGGACTGCCTGGCTCCTGGCCTTCATGCTGCTCTGCCTGTCCTGGCCTCAGAAGGCCAGCACCTTCCCAGCCATGCCTTTGTCCAGCCTGTTCACCAATGCTGTGCTTCGAGCCCAGCATCTGCACCAGCTGGCTGCAGACACCTACAAAGAGTTTGTAAGCTCCCCAAGGATGAGCACTGGGCGGGATGGCAGGAGGAGGCAAGTCCCCCTGCCTCCGGGAAacaatgggagaaaacagaggggcTCAGGGCTGAATGCTATCAAATGAGCAGAAACAGAAGGGGTTCCCGAAAAATAGCCATGAGAGCTGGTCACCAACTCCAACCTCAGAAACGTGCTTTCCCCAGGAGCGTGCCTATATCCCCGAGGGACAGCGGTATTCCATCCAGAACACCCAGGCTGCCTTCTGCTTCTCAGAGACCATCCCTGCCCCCACGGGCAAGGACGAGGCCCAGCAGAGATCCGTAAGTGGCCATCTGGGCTCTCCTTAGACACAGTTCTCTCTTCCTGCCCGGCAGCCTTCTCCCCAAAGCTGGGTGATGCTGGAGGCCCAGGCAGAGGCCATCCTGGCCACAgccccacaccccagcccttcccCTGCAGGACATGGAATTGCTGCGCTTCTCACTGCTGCTCATCCAGTCGTGGCTGGGACCCGTGCAGTTCCTCAGCAGGGTCTTCACCAACAGCCTGGTGTTTGGCACCTCGGACCGCGTCTATGAGAAACTGAAGGACCTGGAGGAGGGCATCCAGGCTCTGATGCGGGTGAGGATGACACTGGGATCCCCAACCTCTGCCTGGGCCTGGAGGCCCTGCTGGCTGGACTGAGGGCTGGAGCTCCATGGGGCTGGGGACAGATACGCTGCTGCTCTCTTTTTACCTGTCAgggcttgaggcaggaggatgcatcTCATTCCTCAATTCTCTTTTTAAATCCTTCTGGCTTTTCTCTGGCTTCCaaggggaggagggaagaaaaTGGCTGGGAGAGGGAGAGCAGAGCTCCCTGGGGACTTGGCCTCTCctgccctttcttcctctttTAGGAACTGGAAGATGGCAGCCCCCGGGCTGGGCAGATCCTCAAGCAAACCTATGACAAGTTTGACATCAACTTGCGCAGTGATGATGCGCTGCTCAAGAACTATGGGCTGCTCTCCTGCTTCAAGAAAGACCTGCACAAGGCCGAGACCTACCTGCGGGTCATGAAATGTCGCCGTTTTGTGGAAAGCAGCTGTGCCTTCTAGTGACATGGCACCTCTGTCACACTGCCCCAGAACCTCCCCTTGCCCACCATCCTGTCCTAATAAAGTCAAGTTGCATCATTTTGTCTCGCTAGGTGTTTTCATACCGTGGGCAGAAGGCGGGCAGTGTGGGGCGAGAGGCAGGCCCGGAAGACAACCGTGGGGATGCTGTGGGCTCTAATAGGACCCAGACCTGGCTTTTCTTGGGCCAGAATAAAGCTGACACATTACTCCACTCACTTCACACACTACATCCATACCCTCCAGTAGGTGTCCCAGCTTTCTGGGTAGTCATAGCTCAGAAAGGTCATAGGTACTTGGAGGTATTCTACCCAGCACAACTGGCAATGCCAAACTTAGGCCCCCAAGAGccagaagaaatgaaaacaagaCAGATTATTAAGTATAGGAGTAAAATGTCTCCATGGGAGAAAAATATGTCAAGTCAGTAGAGCATGGAGCAGGGAGTTGAGTTCTTTGTCTCACAGATTTGAAGAGTAAAGTCCACAGACACAAGGGTGAGAGCAAAGTAACAGAATTTATTAgattaataaaaagaaagcagAGCTCCCAAGGAGGGAGGGGTCTCAAGAAAGGGATAAGGGATACCTAAGAAAGCTATTGTCTCAGGGTTTACAGAGATCTATAAGTTAAGGAAGTGGGCCCGCTGCCCAACCCTGGGTAAGGTACTCGGTATCCATGAGGTATTTGTGCACCTTTAGTCCACTCAAAAATATCAATCATGCATGTTCCCTTTTTTGGAGAGATATGGACCCAGTCACGTAGGTCCTGATTTAAGAATAGCCTTTTTGTAAGTTTCTTAGAAAATATCTGTAGGTGCTATTTGTGCTCTTTCACCCAGGAATTTACCCAAGGGCCATCTCCCTACCCTCTCAGCCTTACCTCTTCCTCCTGAGGTTTTTCCCCACTCTGGAGAGGTAACTTTAACCACTGTTAGGGAATTTGGGCAATGACCACTCtagcttcttcaggctgaaaaggggtGTTGAGAGAAGAACAACAGCAGTCAGGGTCCTCCCAAAGAGACCTATCTAATGGACCCCTAAAAAATCAGATGGTACTTTCATGGTAGGTAACATCTCCATGACCATCTGGAGCTTAATAGACTCTGCTGGTGTCTGCAGTACAGAGGTCCATGGTAGCAGTTGACTAGACAAGGTGTACAGAGGGTAAGGATCATGCCAATACAGCAATAAACAAGACAGCAAAGTATTGGTTTTTTGcaaacaattagaacaaaaacaaTCAGTGTTATCAGGTAGCCTCTGAAGACCACAAAGATAGCAACTTGTTAGAGTTTTAAGGTGTGGTTTGACATGTCATTCATTTGTGAGTGGACGTCATTTAAGGCTTTAGAAACATCAACAGAGTTGCTAAAAACATATACAcaactttaaatttttataacaGCACAGGTTTCCCCTTGAGCTATGAAATGCCCTTTGATTTTTGTAAACTAGctttctcagaagcatcagggacttTTCCCTTTCTACAGATCCTCCTCATTGCAGAATGTGCACTGGTTGGCTTCCTGTTCTCTAGGAACCTGTAGATCCCTTTGATCAAGAGGTCTGGTGACTTACCAGAGTTGCAGGGCCCTTAAAGAAGTTCGGTTGTTCCATGACTTCAGGCTGACCTTAGAGGGCAAGGGCCAAAATATTGgctggtttgttgttgttgttgtgtttggGTTGCTCTCCCACCCCCAACTTTTACTTCCTTGACTTTAGTCTCCAAGTTTTGGTTTTAAACACCAGTAGGCCAGTTTCGCCATTCTTGAAATAGGAGCACTAGATTTTAACTTTAATGCCTATAATTTTATTgttacctttttatttaactggagtcagtagtAGTATTGAAAGTCAGCATTATATCCTATCTGACCTGTAGTTGATGGTTTATTGTTTTAAATTAGCTCATATTGTTTTGTTAGAAGTAGTAATTTTGTAAAATACTAACAGCAGTTATAAAGTTGTAGGATGATTTAGTTTGTATAATAGCTTCAAACCAAGAAACATAGTGTCTGTAATAACACTAAGCTATATTTAATATCTATTTAGAATATACAAAGACCCATTAATTTATTAACTCATCACATATGAAAttctttataattttgttttcttttgcaacTTTTACAACTTTATATACCTTTTATAATTCCCCCAAATCTTTCCTTGGTTTTGCATTATATCCCTTGTTTATTTTGAAATCACAGTAATCTTTATAACAAAAATCtcccttttgaacataactttaaatgagctTAATCCTGGCCTATCCTGGCCTACTTTGGAGCTATCCTAACATGGAGTAAGGTGAGAGGTAGAGCCTTAACTCGGGTGAGGTATCAGAAATAGACTTATTATCTGATGTATTAAAGCAtctcatttataaaacaatgAAACATCAAGTAAATA
This window encodes:
- the Gh1 gene encoding somatotropin, with translation MTEGYVGSETLQFPPGSSSSVELDGGEERHIRFLWASWPSGISLGCRTAWLLAFMLLCLSWPQKASTFPAMPLSSLFTNAVLRAQHLHQLAADTYKEFERAYIPEGQRYSIQNTQAAFCFSETIPAPTGKDEAQQRSDMELLRFSLLLIQSWLGPVQFLSRVFTNSLVFGTSDRVYEKLKDLEEGIQALMRELEDGSPRAGQILKQTYDKFDINLRSDDALLKNYGLLSCFKKDLHKAETYLRVMKCRRFVESSCAF